The genomic window ACCACGCTTTCCATCAACGGCCAGAATCACACCATCGATGCGCCACCCGACATGCCGCTGCTTTGGGCGCTGCGCGATCTGGTCGGGCTGACAGGCACCAAATTCGGTTGCGGCATCGCGCAATGCGGAGCGTGCACGGTTCATCTCGACGGCGTCGCCGTTCGTTCCTGCGTCTTGCCGATCGCCGCAGTCGGCGAGCGCAAGGTGACGACGATCGAAGGCGTCGGCGACACGCCCGCAGGCAAGAAAGTGCAGCAGGCATGGCGCCAGCTCGACGTCGTGCAGTGCGGTTACTGTCAGTCCGGGCAAGTGATGTCTGCTGCCGCCTTGCTCGCGACGGTTCCCGATCCGAACGACTCCGATATCGATGCCGCGATGGCGGGCAACATTTGCCGGTGTGGCACCTATCACCGCATCCGCGCCGCCATCAAGCAGGCCGCAAAGGAGGCGTGACATGTCGCAAGGATTAATCGAAGCTGGACGTCATGCGGCGCGCGCGGGGTTTTCGCGTCGTGCGTTTCTTAAGCTTGGCGTGACCGCAGGCGTTGCGGCAAGCGGCGGTTTGCTGATCGGCTTTAGCCTGCCCGCTGCAAGCCAGGATCAGAGCAAAGGCAAATCCGTAATTGGCGGCGACGGCGTCGAAACACCGCAAGAAGGCGTTTTTGCACCGAATGCATTCGTGCAGATCGACAAGAGCGGCAAGGTCACCCTGATCATGCCGAAGGTCGAAATGGGGCAAGGCGTTTATACGTCGCTGCCGATGTTGATCGCGGAAGAACTTGAAGTACCGCTGGACCAGGTCACCATCGATCACGCACCGCCAAACGAAAAGCTCTTTACAGACCCGCTATTGGGCGGTCAGCTGACGGGCGGTTCCACTTCCGTGCGCTATGCATGGGAGCCCTTGCGAAAGGCGGGCGCGGCCGCTCGCATGATGCTCGTTGCGGCTGCGGCGCAGCAATGGCAATGCGATGCATCGTCCTGTCAGGCGCAAGGCGGCAAAGTCACGCAAGCTTCCGGCAACCGCAGCGCAAGCTATGGAGAACTCGCCGAAGCGGCCGCGAAAATGCCGGTGCCTCAAGAGATCAAGCTTAAGGACGCTAAAGACTTCAAGATCATTGGTACGCCGGTCAAGCGTCTCGACTCGCCCGAAAAGGTAGACGGCACCGCCATGTTCGGCCTCGATGTGCGTTTGCCCGACATGGTCTATGCGGCTATCGTCAATTGTCCGGTATTCGGCGGCACGCTTGCATCCGTCGACGACAGCAACGCGAAAAAGATTCCCGGCGTGCGGCAGGTCGTGAAGTTCGATAACGGCGTCGCGGTGATCGGCGATCACACGTGGGCCGCCAAGCGCGGCGCGGCTGCGCTAAAGATCGAGTGGAACGAAGGTGCGAGCGCGAATGTATCGACGAAACAGATCGTCGACGACATGGCAAATGCATCGCAGCGCACGGGCGCCGTCGCTCGCAAGGAAGGCGACGTGAACAACGCATTCTCCGGCGCCAAGACGCGCGTCGATGCAGTGTATGTTCAGCCCTTTCTCGCCCATGCGACGATGGAGCCGATCAATTGCACGGTCCACGTCCGCCCCGATGGCTGCGATATCTGGCTCGGCACGCAGGTGCCTACGCGCATACAAGATGCAGGCGTTAAAGCGACAGGTTTGCCTGCCGAGAAGATCGTCGTGCATAACCATTTGCTAGGCGGCGGCTTCGGCAGACGGCTCGAATTCGACATGGCCACGCAGGCGCTCAAGATCGGCAAGGCGCTTGGCGTGCCCGTCAAAGTGACCTGGTCGCGAGAAGAAGACATTCAGCACGACATGTACCGTCCGTGCTATTACGACAAGCTCTCCGCCGGGCTCGATGCGAACGGCAAGCCGGTGGCATGGACGCATCGTATTGTCGGGTCATCGGTGCTTGCGCGCTTTGCGCCGCCCGCCGTGAAGAACGGTGTCGATCCGGATGCGGTCGAGGTGGCGTCCGATCTTCCATACGATCTGCCGAATCAGCTTATCGACTACGTGCGCCTCGAACCGCGCGATGTGCCCACCGCGTTCTGGCGCGGCGTGGGTCCGACGCGCGGTACTTTCGTCGTGGAGAGTTTTATCGACGAACTCGCGGTCCAGGCGAAGATCGATCCCGTCAAGTACAGGCGCGATCTGCTCGGCAAGTCACCGCGTGCGCGCAATGTGCTCGATGTCGCCACGCAAGCCGCCGGTTGGGGTCAGCAAACGATGCCGCAAGGACAGGGCCGCGGCGTATCCGTCATGCATGCATTCGGCAGTTTCTTTGCGATCGTCGCCGATGTTGCTGTCGACAAAGAAGGCGCCGTCAAGGTGAATCGCATCGTGTGCGCGGTGGATTGCGGCATGGTCGTGAACCCGAATACTGTCGAAGCGCAAGTGCAGGGTGGCATCATTTTCGGCATCACGGCCGCGTTGTATAGCGAAATCACGATCAAGGACGGACGCGTCGAGCAAAGCAATTTCACCGACTATCGAATGCTGCGCATTCATGAAACGCCACCGGTGGAAGTGCATATCGTCAAGAGCACGGAGGCGCCTGGCGGAATCGGCGAACCGGGCACGGCGGCGCTTGCGCCGGCGATCACCAACGCGATTTATGCCGCAACCGGCAAGCGACTGAGGCAATTGCCAGTCGGTAGCCAGTTGCGCAGCGCCTGAGGAGCCGTCCATGAAGAACGCATTCAAGCCTCTTTTTGCGGCACTTTTTGCATTCGGCGTCGGCTTTGGAACCGTGCCGTCGGCGAGCGCGGCGGATGCCGCCAACGATGCACTCGTCGCACGCGGCGCTTATCTTGCCAAGGCGGGAGATTGCGTGGCCTGTCATTCGGCGCCGCGCGGCAAGCCGCTTGCAGGTGGTCTGCCGATGACAACGCCACTAGGCGCAATTTATACGACCAACATCACGCCCGATCCGGATACGGGAATCGGTCGTTATACGGAAGAAGATTTCACGCGTGCCGTGCGCGAGGGCGTGGCTAAGGACGGTCACAATCTTTACCCGGCGATGCCTTACCCGTCCTACGCGAAAATCAACGACGAAGACATGCATGCGCTCTACAT from Caballeronia insecticola includes these protein-coding regions:
- a CDS encoding (2Fe-2S)-binding protein, which produces MTTLSINGQNHTIDAPPDMPLLWALRDLVGLTGTKFGCGIAQCGACTVHLDGVAVRSCVLPIAAVGERKVTTIEGVGDTPAGKKVQQAWRQLDVVQCGYCQSGQVMSAAALLATVPDPNDSDIDAAMAGNICRCGTYHRIRAAIKQAAKEA
- a CDS encoding xanthine dehydrogenase family protein molybdopterin-binding subunit — translated: MSQGLIEAGRHAARAGFSRRAFLKLGVTAGVAASGGLLIGFSLPAASQDQSKGKSVIGGDGVETPQEGVFAPNAFVQIDKSGKVTLIMPKVEMGQGVYTSLPMLIAEELEVPLDQVTIDHAPPNEKLFTDPLLGGQLTGGSTSVRYAWEPLRKAGAAARMMLVAAAAQQWQCDASSCQAQGGKVTQASGNRSASYGELAEAAAKMPVPQEIKLKDAKDFKIIGTPVKRLDSPEKVDGTAMFGLDVRLPDMVYAAIVNCPVFGGTLASVDDSNAKKIPGVRQVVKFDNGVAVIGDHTWAAKRGAAALKIEWNEGASANVSTKQIVDDMANASQRTGAVARKEGDVNNAFSGAKTRVDAVYVQPFLAHATMEPINCTVHVRPDGCDIWLGTQVPTRIQDAGVKATGLPAEKIVVHNHLLGGGFGRRLEFDMATQALKIGKALGVPVKVTWSREEDIQHDMYRPCYYDKLSAGLDANGKPVAWTHRIVGSSVLARFAPPAVKNGVDPDAVEVASDLPYDLPNQLIDYVRLEPRDVPTAFWRGVGPTRGTFVVESFIDELAVQAKIDPVKYRRDLLGKSPRARNVLDVATQAAGWGQQTMPQGQGRGVSVMHAFGSFFAIVADVAVDKEGAVKVNRIVCAVDCGMVVNPNTVEAQVQGGIIFGITAALYSEITIKDGRVEQSNFTDYRMLRIHETPPVEVHIVKSTEAPGGIGEPGTAALAPAITNAIYAATGKRLRQLPVGSQLRSA